From the Flavobacterium gyeonganense genome, the window ATTATCCACTGGAAAAAGGATATAGCCGTCATATTACTTTTAATGACGGTGCCTATATGGGGATTATGAATTTGCTGGATAAAATAGTACAGAACGATCCTAATTTTAGTTTTATAGATGCTGAAACAAAAAGCAAAGTAAATACAGCTTATGAAAAAGGAATTGACTGTATTTTAAAAACACAAATTTCTGACCATGGAAAACTTAGTGCCTGGTGCCAGCAGCATGACGAGGTAACTTTACTTCCGGTATGGGCGAGAAAATTTGAACCGCCAAGTGTCAGTAATGCAGAAAGTGTTGATATTGTCTTATTTTTAATGAAAATTGAAAATCCGAGTGAACAGGTTATAAGAGCGGTACAAAGTGCCGTTAAGTGGTTTGAGGATTCTAAAATATACAATACCAGAGTAGAAACTTTTGAAGCTCCGGAGATGGATTCAAAATTCAAAAAAATTAAAGATGACCGACGTGTGGTAAACGACCCTACAGCACCACCAATCTGGACCCGTTATTACGAATTAGGAACAGGAAAACCTTTGTTTTGTGACAGGGACAGTGTATACTTGTATTCATTAGCAGAAGTAAGCCGCGAACGCCGAACAGGTTATGCCTGGTATACCTACAATCCTGAAAAAGTATTGAAAAAGTATCCCGAATGGCAGAAAAAATGGACTCCTGAAACAGATGTTTTAAAAAAATAAAAACATAAAAAAAGCGTGAATTTAAATATTTCACGCTTTTTTACTTTCACTACTATTCTTCTAATCATTCAGTTTATAGAATGATTTTGCATTTTCAAACC encodes:
- the pelA gene encoding pectate lyase, with the protein product MKTSQSLSRNKSLLFGILLTSFSFLYSGAQSEKDKKTTVISTKPFSDSMNHWYGIADKNNIVNPIPNQPKYEESEYTKIADNIIYFQRDNGGWPKNYDMRAILTTEQINDIVGSRSVLHTTFDNGTTYTHVYYLAQVYTLTKIEKYKTACLKGIDFILEAQYPNGGWPQYYPLEKGYSRHITFNDGAYMGIMNLLDKIVQNDPNFSFIDAETKSKVNTAYEKGIDCILKTQISDHGKLSAWCQQHDEVTLLPVWARKFEPPSVSNAESVDIVLFLMKIENPSEQVIRAVQSAVKWFEDSKIYNTRVETFEAPEMDSKFKKIKDDRRVVNDPTAPPIWTRYYELGTGKPLFCDRDSVYLYSLAEVSRERRTGYAWYTYNPEKVLKKYPEWQKKWTPETDVLKK